In Trichomycterus rosablanca isolate fTriRos1 chromosome 2, fTriRos1.hap1, whole genome shotgun sequence, the genomic window TAACTATAAATTGGCGGTTAATTCCTGGATTTTGATTAAAGTGCAATAAGAGGTTATATAAGTGGTTATAATTACACTCCAGCTCTTTAAACCATTCACACAGCGTTTAatctttcatttttattcacaCAGCTCTTCCTCTCACTGCTGTTTGCCTTTCCCTTCAGAGATGACGAGCTCTGGCGCTGCCTTGGCAAACCACTCGGACCACGAACCATCGTAAAGGCACACGCCCGGGTGTCCACACAGGTGGGCGGCGAGCGCGATGTGACACGCTGTTACCCCCGAGCCGCAGGTCACCCAGAGAGGCTTCTGCAGGTCGACCCCAGCATCCCCGAACATCTGCTTGAGCTCCTCGACGGGCCTCTCCTGTCCGGTGGGATCCATAAAGTTTGGGAAGGGCATGTTGATGCTGCCAGGGATGTGACCTGGTTCTGTTTCTAAAAAAcacacagtgacagtgagtgaaggataaatgtgttaatatgtttcatttcattttcatggatTTAGCTGTATCTGTAAATATATAGTGATTGGAAACCAGTaaagtaaaaatgtcttttgtgcATGCAGGGCATGTAATCATAACAAAGATGTAGGAGCTACCCAGAGTTCCCCAGGACAAAATGTTTAAACAATATTGGAAAATAACATTTCTGTCAGTACTGGTTTATGACATTCGTGAAACCACAAATAGTCCCCAGACAGTGGCACCCAATGTGATTTCAGAGTAAGCACCAGACCCAAAGTAAAGTACATAGGTAGGAGCATTATGACATATTTTATGACCAAAAGCTTTATATTGAGGTGTGCTACCTTTTGTGCTTATAAGGTGATGGTCAAAATGGCAAGAATCTGGTCAATTAGCAAGTCAATTAGCATAATCGGCAAGCTACGAGTAATGAAAGTCTTGGTCTGGCCAGTAGCCACAAGCCTGGacactgaagaaaaaaaaacacattcagaCTTTTAAAacaagtgcatcagaaaactgctgaaaatctcaCAGAGGAAGATGGCAACCACTGAGCAAGAGTACGAGACGGCCAGAAGAGAAAAGGAGCTATATAAAGTCCCACAATTTGTGTTACTTTGGGCTTTGTGAGTGTGGCTgaacaggggtgtccacattcttttggaaAACGTAACAATTCTGCTGCATGGAAGAAAATAGGAATGGACTGAACATACTGGGACATATAAGtggacaatttttttattttttatctgatCAACCAAGAAACTGAACTGTAAGTTTCAATAAAACTGCAACCTAAACAAAATATCTTTAAtataaaattgtaaaataaaataaaaactggtaAAGGACATGGTGTGTAAATTGTAAGTGAATATTTGTACTAAAcgtatatgaaataaaaatgaaagtggTTGAACACTTGTTTTCTCACTGTGAGCGTTACTGTTTTTGCTACAGCGTACACAGGCGTTGTGTATCGTGTGATAGTTCAGAAGGAcagagtgagtaaataagagcACAGTCCACGACGGAACAGTTCATTATAAACCTGTGCTGCTAGATCTCAGTTGTATTTTCACTTATAGGTTATTTACAGGAGAGTTATTTAGTCATTCTTACAGTtcttacagttacagatttattgGTACTTTacttaaatacaaatacaacagCAACTTTACTCCAAGAAATGTTCACAAACgtctttgtttttttaaggAATAAGCTATTAAAAATCACATCTCTTTTTGATAATATGTAGTATTTAGTGTACCAGTTACAGTAAATCAGCAGCCTGACAAGATGATATTTCTGACTTGTGAATAGTGTTTTCAGGTAGTCAACGATAGTCTGATCAGAACAAAGTAGATACTGAAGAAAAAtgaattattgttgttatttattttatttatttttttattgtaatcaTGTAAACATGACTTATTTAATACAGAATTAATGTGTTGTTGGGTTGTTTACGATACAATAATCATGTAAAGATGACTTTTTAGGTGTTTAATACAGTATTGAAGTGTTGTTGGAGTGTTTATGATGCACTTATCATGTAAACATGacttatttaagtgtttaataaatgagtagtgttaatgtgtgtttacGATACATTACTTGTGTAAAGATGACTAATTTAAGTGTTTAATATACTATTAAAATGTTGATAGTGTGTTTACAATACATTAATCGTGTAAAAATGACTTATTAAGGTGTTTAGTGCATTATTGAAGTGCCGTTTGTGTGTTAATCATGCACTAACAGTGTAAACATGacttatttaagtgtttaatacattattgaagtattgtttgtgtgtttatgatgCACTAATGGTGTAAACATGACttatttaagtgtttagtaCATTACTGAAGTGTTGTTGGAGTGTTTATGATGCACTAACGGTGTAAACATGACTTATTTAGGTGTTTAGTACATTACTGAAGTGGTGTTGTTGAAGTGTTTATGATGCACTAATCATGTAAACATGACttatttaagtgtttagtaCATTACTGAAGTGTTGTTGAAGTGTTTATGATGCACTAACGGTGTAAACATGACttatttaagtgtttagtaCATTACTGAAGTGTTGTTGAAGTGTTTATGATGCACTAACGGTGTAAACATGACTTATTTAGGTGTTTAGTACATTACTGAAGTGTTGTTGGAGTGTTTATGATGCACTAACGGTGTAAACATGACttatttaagtgtttagtaCATTACTGAAGTGTTGTTGGAGTGTTTATGATGCACTAACATGTGTAAACATGacttatttaagtgtttaataCATTACTGAAGTGTTGTTGGAGTGTTTATGATGCACTAACGGTGTAAACATTACTTATTTAGGTGTTAAGTGCATTATtgaagtgttgtgtgtgtttataatgcACTAACGGTGTAAAGATGACTTTTTAGGTGTTAAGTACAGTATTACAGTTGTATTAACCTGGACGGGGTTCCGGTTCCAGTCCCCTAAAGCGGCCCTGTACTCGAGCGTCCACCAGTTGATATTTGGGCTGTTTGATGTTCTGCAGCACGTCCTCATAAGTCTTCACCCACTTTGATCTCTCATTGATCTGGGCTTTGAACTGGACCGGTTCTGGTTTGTGGTACTGGTCGGTGACCGGCTGACCCTCATGCAGCCAGTGCTTTAACCCCCCGCTCAGCACCGACACCGAGCTGTGACCAAAGAACCTGAACATCCACCAGACCCGCGGTGCTGCGAACGATCCGAAGTCGCTGCAGTCGTACACCACCACATGAGTGTCGCTCCCGACGCCCAGATTCCCCACGTACTGGGAGAACTGCTCCTCCCCGGGCAGCATGTGATCGAACCGGGACGAGGAGTCGCTGCACTCGTCTATATCGAAGAACGAGGCTCCGGGGATGTGCTTCTGTCGGAACTCCTCAGCGGCGTTACGGTTCAGTGTCGGTAAGTACCACGACGCGTCCAGGATCCTCAGACTCGGTCCGACCCGATTACTCCGGATCGCCTCCGCCAACCACTTCGCACCGACCAGCGCTTTAACCTGACCCGCCATGACAGCCCGATCCGAACACAGGAGGAGAGTCAACAAAGAGAGTCAACAGAGAATCGGTTCATCCGGaattactcttttttttttattagtgaaTCGAGTAAACCGATTCCCAAGTACGAACTACGCTGTATCATGGTATGTacgtacaggggttggacaaaataactgaaacacctggttttagaccacaataatttattagtatggtgtagggcctcctttagtggccaatacagcgtcaattcgtcttggaaatgacatatacaagtcctgcacagtggtcagagggattttaagccattcttcttgcagaatagtggccaggtcactacgtgatgctggtggattaaaccgtttcctgactcgcttctccaaaaaaccccaaagtggctcaataatatttagatatggtgactgtgcaggccatgggagatgttcaacttcactttcatgttcatcaaaccaatctttcaccagtcttgctgtgtgtattggtgcattgtcatcctgatacacggcaccgccattggatgcacatggtcctccagaatggttcggtagtccttggcagtgacgcgcccatctagcacaagtattgggccaagggaatgccatgatatggcagcccaaacaaccactgatccacccccatgcttcactctgggcatgcaacagtctgggtggtacgcttctttggggcttctccacaccgtaactctcccggatgtggggaaaacagtaaaggtggactcatcagagaacaatacatgtttcacattgtccacagcccaagatttgcgctccttgcaccattgaaaccgacgtttggcattggcacgagtgaccaaaggtttggctatagcagcccggccgtgtatatcgaccctgtggagctcccgacggacagttctggtggaaacaggagagttgaggtgcacatttaattctgccgtgatttgggcagccgtggttttatgttttttggatacaatccgggttagcacccgaacatccctttcagacagcttcctcttgcgtccacagttaatcctgttggatgtggtttgtccttcttggtggtatgctgacattaccctggataccgtggctcttgatacatcacaaagacttgctgtcttggtcacagatgcgccagcaagacgtgcaccaacaatttgtcctcttttgaactctggtatgtcacccataatgttgtgtgcattgcaatattttgagcaaaactgtgctcttaccctgctaattgaaccttcacactctgctcttactggtgcaatgtgcaattaatgaagattggccaccagactggtccaatttagccatgaaacctcccacactaaaatgacaggtgtttcagttattttgtccaacccctgtagtttctccagttaacctgactgcatgtctttggactgtgggaggaaatcggagcatctggaggaaacccacacagacacagggagaacatgcaaactccacacagaaaggacctggaccgctccacttcGGAATccaacccagaaccttcttactatgaggacagtgctacccacagagctttattttgaatgtaatttaatttttgtttcattttaaatataatataatataaatataataatgctttttaaaaatctgatgTGACCCGGCCTTAATGCTGTATAAAGTGCAGCCACATTGGTTTGCTTTAACCATGGTAGCTTTCATTAGACTCAAACCCAACATGCCATTTAGACCAACTATTTCATTATATTTACCAAAATCtcttacaaaataaacacaaaacaacttttttttaaaaagaaggtTAACATAtggctttattatttttttataattaagtgGGGAAAATGCCAAGAAATTATACATATTTTGGATTTAGAAATGTTTCTTCCTTATAAATGTATACAAGTACGTATATACTCAGAGTGAATATAAACTTACTTTACAAATGCATCATTTTACAAATATTCAAAGCTtttaaaaaaccaaaacaacaaTGTGTCCTTTATTAATAATCAGTTGCAAAATTGACCCTGCAAGTCATCTCAAAAACTTAACAACAGTTTCAATCAGTTTAATGTCAGTGCtattcagaggtggaaagagcactaaaatattgtactcaagtaaaattactattactttaatgatttttcaaattaaagtaaaattcctagtctaaaaatctacttaagtgaaaagtaactcatttagtaaacgttacttagttacttttttaacaggagagggggtctcttctgtgtaatgcaaacaggacaagtggataaatctcacaatagttgtttttaattaaaatataatagaaaaaacattgatacaacatttaaaacatttagggatgtgtaatgtgttattttagtacagaccatcccattaaacattttcaaactgtataaccactgaagttggcattaattgtggattctatagactaGCCtacttttcatcaccaacaaatactgcaaatctcataactcaaaacaagtcaagaaagtgttgtgactttcactaaatgacccaaagaaaaccttcaagacgtaagacaaaactttgccattctttgacatcagactatgttaTTAAATAACgaaacgttaaaatccaaacatgctaaacttttaaaatcacccctccctccctactctatacctagattacagctccttaattttagcaccagtttatttttcatcccagaattcactgcagcagtttcccagacacaattttttagcgtttttttttttactcagtaacggatcttatttaaaaagtagcgaattacaattcttaatacaaaacatactttagtaaaagtaaaattactgattgtaaaatctactttaaaaagtacaagtacacaaaaaaactactcagttacagtaacgcgagtaaatgtaattcgttactttccacctctggtgcTATTATATAAAATCAAGTCAATAAATACAATATCACTAACATTCTTCAAGCTGGACATTATTATTGAATTACTATGATAAGCTGAACTCCAGTTGGAAATACTGGACAGGATGCAAATCCATCAATGAGTATCACACATGCTAACACAGAGAGCGCATGTTGAATACTGaccagacagtgaccagagatgAACATGGAACCCAGGTCTCCAAGACCCCGGTGCTGTGCAGCATGTACTAAACCAGCTGTGCAGCCCTAATTgtgataaatatactgtattttttaatgcattactATGAAGGGGGTTCATTGCCTTATGTCACTGTCTGTGACATTTTTGGCCTGGTCTACCACTCAATGGGTTTTTGAAGGGGGCATTATGTAGTCTGCTTTTCTAAacagtggaggtcagcagcagacAAAGTTACAactggggaactggatatgactagattgggaggaaaatgggaaaaatgcaaaaatagaatttaaaaaaatctgtgtgtcCATAATGTAAAACGTCAGAATCTTTATGTTTAGTTTAAAACCTGTTTGTCTAACCCAAAGGTAATTAATTGAGTAAACAGTCTTTGACGAATACTTGTTGTCTTAGGGCATATATTTTTTTGCCTTCAATCTGGGGATAATTTGCATGTCTCGGACGTCGTCGTGCTGCAGCAGCCAACACAGGTATCGTTCTGTCCCCATTCCCCAGCCACTTGTACAAAGAGGAATGTCTTTCCTCATGTTGATGTACCATTTGTAAGATTCCTCTGGTACAGCATGGTGTTGTAGGGCCTCTAGTACCATCTCAGGGGTGGAGTGTCGCTCGCCGAGCCCTATCGTCTCCCCTAACCCCAGAAGCAAATCAGCTGCCTTTGCTTTGTTTCTGCCAGAACCTTGTACATAAGCTTGGTAGAACGGGACACTCAGATGGTCCATTTCAGTCAACCAAACAGCACCACCATATTCCTCAATCAAAGCTGCTTCTCCTTTTCGGGTAAGCTTTCGACCGAGTTGTGGCTGCCCCTCTTGTACCCACTCAAAGCAATCAGCAGAAGGCATCTTTGGAATGGCTTGCTCCAGAGTCACCCTTGGAAGAGGTTCCTTCAGCCTCTCAATCAGATCGTGTGCATGGCTCAGGGTTCCTGCAACACTTAATATGATCTTAGAGTGATGTTTTAACATTGTCTGAGTCAGGTAAACCACGTAGCCTTCT contains:
- the mpst gene encoding 3-mercaptopyruvate sulfurtransferase; amino-acid sequence: MAGQVKALVGAKWLAEAIRSNRVGPSLRILDASWYLPTLNRNAAEEFRQKHIPGASFFDIDECSDSSSRFDHMLPGEEQFSQYVGNLGVGSDTHVVVYDCSDFGSFAAPRVWWMFRFFGHSSVSVLSGGLKHWLHEGQPVTDQYHKPEPVQFKAQINERSKWVKTYEDVLQNIKQPKYQLVDARVQGRFRGLEPEPRPETEPGHIPGSINMPFPNFMDPTGQERPVEELKQMFGDAGVDLQKPLWVTCGSGVTACHIALAAHLCGHPGVCLYDGSWSEWFAKAAPELVISEGKGKQQ